The Halogranum gelatinilyticum genome includes a window with the following:
- a CDS encoding Nif3-like dinuclear metal center hexameric protein, translating into MDRSDLFARYDEELRTADYADVDASPNGLQVGSDEGTVEHVAFAVDAAVSTIEDAIDVGADVLVTHHGLIWGGLDRVTGREFERIAPLVRNDLSLYVSHLPLDGHQELGNAAGVADVLGLEAREPFGAMGPEHIGQRGVLSEPTSVADLTADLDDALDTGGRGVQLVDAGPAEVESVAVVTGSGVDWLDEAVDVGADLLVTGEGKQKIYHEAQEAGVNVVLAGHYATETFGVQSLQSLAEEWGLETTYIDEPTGL; encoded by the coding sequence ATGGACCGAAGCGACCTCTTCGCGCGCTACGACGAGGAACTGCGCACCGCCGACTACGCCGACGTCGACGCCAGCCCCAACGGCCTGCAGGTCGGCAGCGACGAGGGGACGGTCGAGCACGTCGCCTTCGCTGTCGACGCCGCCGTCTCGACCATCGAGGACGCCATCGACGTCGGCGCGGACGTGCTCGTGACCCACCACGGCCTGATCTGGGGCGGGCTGGACCGCGTGACGGGCCGCGAGTTCGAGCGTATCGCCCCGCTCGTCCGCAACGACCTCTCGCTCTACGTCTCGCATCTCCCGCTCGACGGCCACCAGGAACTGGGCAACGCCGCGGGCGTCGCCGACGTGCTCGGGCTGGAAGCGAGAGAGCCGTTCGGCGCGATGGGACCGGAACACATCGGCCAGCGTGGGGTGCTGTCTGAGCCGACCTCTGTTGCTGACCTCACGGCGGACCTCGACGACGCGCTGGACACGGGGGGTCGCGGCGTCCAACTCGTCGACGCCGGTCCCGCGGAAGTCGAATCCGTGGCCGTCGTCACCGGCAGCGGCGTCGACTGGCTGGACGAGGCGGTCGACGTCGGCGCGGACCTGCTCGTGACCGGCGAAGGCAAACAGAAAATCTACCACGAAGCCCAGGAGGCTGGCGTCAACGTCGTCCTCGCGGGCCACTACGCGACCGAGACGTTCGGCGTGCAGTCCCTGCAGTCGCTCGCCGAGGAGTGGGGGCTGGAGACAACGTACATCGACGAACCGACCGGGCTGTAG
- a CDS encoding translation initiation factor IF-5A, with product MVKEQKQVRELQEGSYVIMEDAACKINHYSTAKPGKHGSAKARVEGKGVFDGKKRSLSQPVDAKIWVPIIERKQGQVVSVTGDDAQIMDLDTYETFTMRIPEDEDFSPEDEIEYLEYEGQRKVV from the coding sequence ATGGTTAAAGAGCAGAAGCAGGTTCGAGAACTCCAGGAAGGAAGCTACGTCATCATGGAGGACGCCGCGTGTAAGATCAACCACTACAGCACGGCGAAGCCGGGCAAACACGGCAGCGCGAAGGCACGCGTCGAGGGCAAGGGCGTCTTCGACGGCAAGAAGCGCAGTCTGAGCCAGCCGGTCGACGCGAAGATCTGGGTCCCGATAATCGAGCGAAAGCAGGGACAGGTCGTCTCCGTCACGGGCGACGACGCGCAGATCATGGACCTTGACACCTACGAGACGTTTACGATGCGCATCCCCGAGGACGAGGACTTCTCGCCCGAGGACGAGATCGAGTATCTCGAATACGAAGGCCAGCGCAAGGTCGTCTAA
- a CDS encoding HTTM domain-containing protein codes for MALRARLPSLQSRGWRALARRVGVDRRALAALRVSLGLLLLADLLLRSRNLVAFYTDAGVLPRSLLAARYPTFADLSLHALSGDVWLQILLFGVAGVLAVALTLGYRTKTVALLSWLLLVSLHLRNPYVLNAGDSLLRRLLFWGLFLPLGSRWSLDALRRDVSSTATDSRVVSVASAAILVQVVLVYATNAVIKLQGDVWPNGTAILQVFSLDQLTILLGDVLAEYPAVLRVLGELWLVMLVASPLLLVLTGRARSVLVLAFAGMHLGMAVTMLLGIFPLVSVAALLLFLSPTVWDGVESRVVDPLRRRERVAAATDSVVGALVRVAGGVDNATSRLPWASSLPARPALRRFRARAVPAFVTVLLVLILLWNAASVGAVDTPEAVESNVDPEQFRWNMFAPAPLNVDGWYVVPGRLESGERVDAFRGGTVEWDKPAEVDRTYPSARWRKYLQDVRWSGDRRLREEFAGYFCHRWNTTHEDDLTRLTVSYVEQRTNLDGPEPTERVDLLRYRCTGPPA; via the coding sequence ATGGCCCTCCGCGCTCGCCTTCCCTCCCTCCAGTCCCGCGGCTGGCGTGCATTAGCCCGTCGCGTCGGTGTCGACCGCCGAGCACTCGCCGCGCTCCGAGTCTCGCTCGGCCTGTTGCTCCTCGCGGACCTGCTGCTCCGCTCGCGCAACCTCGTCGCGTTCTACACCGACGCGGGCGTCCTCCCGCGCTCGCTGCTCGCGGCGCGGTATCCGACGTTCGCCGACCTGTCGCTGCACGCGCTCTCGGGCGACGTGTGGCTCCAGATTCTCCTGTTCGGCGTCGCCGGTGTCCTCGCCGTGGCACTCACCCTCGGCTACCGGACGAAGACGGTCGCGCTCCTGTCGTGGCTGCTGCTCGTCTCGCTGCATCTCCGGAACCCCTACGTGCTCAACGCGGGCGACTCGCTCCTGCGGCGGCTGCTCTTCTGGGGACTCTTCCTCCCGCTCGGCAGCCGGTGGTCGCTCGACGCGCTCCGGCGGGACGTGAGTTCGACAGCCACGGATTCCCGCGTCGTCTCCGTCGCCTCCGCCGCTATCCTCGTGCAGGTCGTCCTCGTCTACGCGACCAACGCCGTCATCAAACTCCAGGGCGACGTCTGGCCGAACGGGACGGCCATCCTCCAGGTGTTCAGCCTCGACCAGTTGACGATCCTGCTCGGCGACGTGCTCGCGGAGTATCCGGCGGTACTGCGCGTGCTCGGCGAACTGTGGCTGGTCATGCTCGTCGCCTCGCCGCTGTTGCTCGTCCTCACCGGCCGGGCGCGGTCGGTGCTGGTGCTGGCCTTCGCCGGGATGCACCTCGGGATGGCGGTGACGATGCTGCTCGGGATCTTCCCGCTCGTCTCGGTCGCCGCACTGTTGCTGTTCTTGTCGCCCACAGTGTGGGACGGCGTGGAGTCGCGGGTCGTTGACCCGCTCCGGCGACGTGAGCGTGTCGCCGCCGCGACCGACTCCGTCGTGGGCGCGCTCGTCCGTGTCGCCGGCGGCGTCGACAACGCCACCAGCCGACTGCCGTGGGCCTCATCGCTCCCGGCGCGTCCTGCTCTCCGCCGCTTCCGAGCACGGGCGGTCCCGGCGTTCGTCACCGTCCTCCTCGTCCTCATCCTCCTCTGGAACGCGGCCTCCGTCGGCGCGGTCGACACACCCGAGGCGGTCGAGTCGAACGTCGACCCCGAGCAGTTCCGGTGGAACATGTTCGCCCCCGCGCCGTTGAACGTCGACGGCTGGTACGTCGTCCCCGGGCGGCTCGAATCCGGCGAGCGCGTCGACGCCTTCCGCGGCGGGACCGTCGAGTGGGACAAACCGGCCGAGGTCGACCGGACCTACCCGAGTGCCCGCTGGCGGAAGTATCTGCAGGACGTGCGGTGGAGCGGTGACCGACGGCTCCGCGAGGAGTTCGCGGGCTACTTCTGTCACCGCTGGAACACGACCCACGAGGACGACCTGACGCGGCTCACGGTCAGTTACGTCGAACAGCGTACGAACCTCGACGGCCCGGAGCCGACGGAGCGCGTCGACCTGTTGCGGTACCGGTGTACAGGGCCACCAGCGTGA
- a CDS encoding arginase family protein, with protein sequence MFPGATADRSSAKYVVVGAPLDVSTSFQPGTRFGPDRVRKFAETYDDYHHTTDQFFSELGVHDAGDVRAWDDIPDYLEWLRGTLTDVVWDNAVPVTIGGEHTVSAAGVAAVDPDVFVCLDAHLDLRADYDGNEWSHAAVTRRILDGWPDDGSKSGDGDESDADDESDADAAATADEAVILGARTGSPEEWERADAADVTVVAPEEVADWTPDFDDDTTVYLSVDIDAADPGFAPGTGTMEPFGLTPRELRDVVRAVAPHAVGFDVVEVNDRDDGQAAALAGKLLREFVFSHAASR encoded by the coding sequence ATGTTCCCCGGGGCGACCGCCGACCGCAGCAGTGCGAAGTACGTGGTCGTCGGAGCCCCACTCGACGTCTCGACGTCCTTCCAGCCCGGGACGCGCTTCGGCCCGGACCGGGTCCGGAAATTCGCCGAGACGTACGACGACTACCACCATACGACCGACCAGTTCTTCTCGGAACTCGGCGTCCACGACGCGGGCGACGTCCGCGCGTGGGACGACATTCCTGACTATCTGGAGTGGCTACGCGGCACGCTGACCGACGTCGTCTGGGACAACGCCGTCCCCGTCACCATCGGCGGCGAGCACACCGTCTCCGCCGCGGGTGTCGCCGCCGTCGACCCGGACGTCTTCGTCTGTCTCGACGCGCATCTCGACCTCCGCGCCGACTACGACGGCAACGAGTGGAGCCACGCCGCCGTTACCCGTCGGATTCTCGACGGGTGGCCCGACGATGGAAGCAAGAGTGGCGATGGCGACGAAAGCGACGCTGACGACGAAAGCGACGCTGACGCCGCAGCGACGGCGGACGAAGCGGTCATCCTCGGTGCTCGCACCGGCTCGCCCGAGGAGTGGGAACGCGCCGACGCGGCCGACGTGACCGTCGTCGCGCCCGAGGAGGTCGCCGACTGGACGCCCGACTTCGATGACGACACGACGGTCTACCTGAGCGTCGACATCGACGCCGCAGACCCTGGCTTCGCGCCCGGCACGGGGACGATGGAGCCGTTCGGGCTGACACCGCGCGAACTGCGCGACGTCGTCCGGGCTGTCGCACCCCACGCCGTCGGCTTCGACGTCGTGGAGGTCAACGACCGCGACGACGGACAGGCCGCCGCACTCGCGGGTAAACTCCTCCGCGAGTTCGTCTTCTCGCACGCAGCCAGTCGGTAG
- a CDS encoding deoxyhypusine synthase: MSDHEGHDDGTHDHDGDADGEGHEHDGDGDGHDHEDGYQPPNREVFHHDPLGQTEVWAGMSVGELGEEYGKAGIGAGKLHEAIDIYAEMLADEDCTVFFSLAGAMVPTGMRTLVADLIRDGYIDALVTTGANLTHDAIEAIGGKHHHGAEHQHGKSVREHDEDLRDEEVDRIFNVYLPQEHFALFEGHLREEVFPAIEEEGSVGIERFVRELGRANSEVNEREEIEEDAGVAAAAYENDVPIYCPAIQDSVLGLQAWMYSQTSEFTLDALADMTPLTDLAFDAENAGCMLVGGGVPKNFTLQTMLVTPGAYDYAVQLTMDPEATGGLSGATLDEARSWGKLKKEARNATVVGDATILLPLVVAAAREKIEN; encoded by the coding sequence ATGAGCGACCACGAGGGTCACGACGACGGGACCCACGACCACGACGGCGACGCGGACGGCGAGGGTCACGAGCACGACGGCGACGGCGACGGCCACGACCACGAAGACGGCTACCAGCCGCCGAACCGCGAGGTCTTCCACCACGACCCGCTCGGCCAGACGGAGGTCTGGGCGGGCATGAGCGTCGGTGAGTTGGGCGAGGAGTACGGCAAGGCTGGCATCGGCGCGGGCAAGCTCCACGAGGCCATCGACATCTACGCGGAGATGCTGGCCGACGAGGACTGCACGGTCTTCTTCTCGCTCGCGGGAGCGATGGTCCCGACCGGGATGCGCACGCTCGTCGCCGACCTCATCCGCGACGGCTACATCGACGCGCTCGTCACGACGGGCGCGAACCTGACGCACGACGCCATTGAGGCCATCGGCGGCAAGCACCACCACGGCGCGGAACACCAACACGGCAAGAGCGTCCGCGAGCACGACGAGGACCTCCGTGACGAGGAGGTCGACCGCATCTTCAACGTCTATCTTCCTCAAGAGCATTTCGCGCTGTTCGAGGGCCATCTCCGCGAGGAGGTCTTCCCCGCCATCGAGGAGGAGGGCTCGGTCGGCATCGAGCGCTTTGTTCGGGAGCTTGGCCGCGCCAACAGCGAGGTCAACGAGCGCGAGGAGATCGAGGAGGACGCGGGCGTCGCCGCCGCGGCCTACGAGAACGACGTGCCCATCTACTGCCCGGCGATTCAGGACTCCGTCCTCGGTCTCCAGGCGTGGATGTACTCCCAGACTTCCGAGTTCACGCTGGACGCGCTGGCGGACATGACGCCGCTGACGGACCTCGCGTTCGACGCCGAGAACGCGGGCTGTATGCTCGTCGGCGGCGGCGTCCCGAAGAACTTCACGCTCCAGACGATGCTCGTCACGCCCGGCGCGTACGACTACGCCGTCCAGCTCACGATGGACCCCGAAGCCACCGGCGGCCTGTCGGGCGCGACGCTCGACGAAGCGCGCTCGTGGGGGAAGCTGAAGAAGGAAGCCCGCAACGCCACCGTCGTCGGCGACGCGACCATCCTCCTGCCGCTCGTCGTCGCCGCCGCACGCGAGAAAATCGAGAACTGA